In the Sulfobacillus thermosulfidooxidans DSM 9293 genome, CCTTGCCATTTTGGGGCTAGACTTTGAGTTTCTTGGCGACCATAATCTGTCAGAGCCGGGTCGAAGCGATCTGATACAATCACGTTGTGGATGTTGGCTTCGCTCTCCCCATGTCGGACTAATAACACGGATAAAGGCAACGGATGTTCCTCCTCGCATAAGACAAAACGAAATTTTGTGGATTTAGGAGTATGTATTATTGATAATATCTTAAATCTCTTGAAATCTTTTGACCTATCATCACACATGCGATGTCCAATCACAAGTCATCCTGATATAAATAAGATTGTCCATCATGCCATGAAAAAGATGATCGTAAACAGAACTTGTCGCAAAGATCGCATAAAGTTATGATAGTCATTAGTATGTGCCACGACTTTTACGGGTAAAAGAGGAGCTGGATGGGTCTCATGGCTACGCGTTCGTTTCTTTATGATATTCAAGTCACCTTATTAGACATGCCGTGGCCGGTATGGCGACGACTATTGGTTCCAAGCACCATCACCTTTAAAAAGTTTCATGAAGCCATTCAGATTGCGATGGGATGGCAAAATTATCACCTGTTTGAATTCCGTTACGGTCCCATTGCGATTTCAATACCCGACGAAGATTTTCTCGTGGATGAGTTCCATTTTGATGCTCGGTGGAAAAAATTATCATCCCTGAACCTGTCAACATCTGATGTTATGTCCTATTTGTATGATTTTGGAGATAATTGGGTGCACTTGATTCATGTTAAAGGGATAAGGCCCTTAGAACATCGTGAATTGAGTGTGCGCTGTACCGGTGGCGAAGGCGCGTGTCCTCCTGAGGATGTGGGCGGGCCCTATGGCTATGAACAGTTTTTGCAGACGATTTACGATAGCGAAGATCCCGAAGCCAACCATTTGCTTGACTGGGCAGGGGGATCTTTTGACCCGTGGGCCTTTGACCGGAACCATGTGAATAAAGAAATGGCGCAACGCTTTAAAAAATGAGCCCATCAGGCTCATTTTTTTGATGAGATGACTGGGGAAGGCAATGGCACCATGGTGGCCATGACCGAGATATTCCAAAATTGAGATAGGGATGTCAGTATGATCAAGGCGATAATGGTACCAGCTTGGCTAAACCACCGAATGCTGACGGCAAGCAAGAAAATCGTAAACAGGCGGCCAATATTGAGGGCGACTTCACGGCTTAAAGTATAGCTAACGCGGCGCTCTGTAATGAGGGGATCTTGGTCCATAATCGTTAAGGGAATATTTTCTGATGGAATCATGTAAAACGGGAGGGATAATCCAAAGAGAATCCCATACGCCAAGAGCCAGGGCCAAGAGCGGCCCAGTATCAACAACAGGCCTGCACCACTCATGCCGATAACGCCCACCGTCATAAAAGCAATTTGCCGTCCATAGTGAACGTGCCGGGTAACCAAGAGCGAGGCTGTCATCCGGGCTAGGGCGTTTAACGCGGTATAAATGCCCACAATGGCTGCGCTATGGGTTGCGAGAAAAATCAGGAATAACCCTGCTAAATTGGTAATGCCTTCGCGGGTGCCGCGTACAACAATCGTTTTAATAATGGCGGCCCAATTACGATGTTCGACCATGACCCGCCAACTATCCATGATGGGCTGCAAATGCATAGGAGGACCTTCGGGCACACCTTGACTTAAAACAAAGGCGAGCGTATATAAAATCAAAGCCGCTGCAAATACCACTAAATACCCGCCAATTCCTTGAATTGTGCTGATGATAAAGCCAGAAAACAAAGGGGCCAAAATCCCCATAACGCTGTTGACGGCTCCTGAGAGTCCAAAAAAACGCATGCGCAATTGTGGATCAATAGTATCAAATGTCATTAAGTTAAAGCCAAACCAATAAAATCCTTGCGCTATGCCATAAGTAAAGCCTAACGCGAAGATCAAATGTTGTGCGGAGTGCGACAATACCAAAAGGGCGGCGTAAAACAGCATGGTGAATAACAGCCCCACGCGGTACGGGAGCAAGGGCGGCTTGTCATGAAAGATTTTGGCGGCCGTATAAAAAGTTATGGTTAATGAGACAAAATAGCCTATATTAAAGGTAATCAAACCCGATAAATTATGTGCCACAACCAGCATGAATAAATTAACGAAGACATTAGCAATGGCATTGGCGGTTTGGGCGCCAGAAAATGTGAGCAGGAGCCATAATGCACCTCGAGAGAGCCGAAACGGTGAATCCACCATAGACCTCCTTGCTTAACCCTGAGCCGGGCCCAGGTACCGACCAAAAGTTTCTTGACTCCATTATATCGGTTCGTGATTTGAGTTGATGTCTACGCGCGGATATTTCCGTGAGGATGGTTGTCGGTTCATGATGACTGCGACGGTGCTGTGGTGCTTTCGAGGATGTTTCCTCTAAACATCTAAAAAAGAAGGGAGAAGGCCAAAATGACATCGCTCTCTCGTCCGGATTTTTCCCGTTCATTATTGGCGTTAGCCAACCGAATTTTGACGGATTTGGGTTGTGATCCAGTGCACGAACCTTTAAGCATTGCCTGGGCCGATACCGATATTATTGTGTTATGGATTGTCGATGGGTTAGGTTGGAATCATATTACGACAGCTTTACAAAATCATGATCTCCCATTTTGTCAAACACAAATCGAGAGAGGTTCGTCGCGTTCGTTATTAAAATTAAGCAGTGTTTTTCCATCCACCACGGTCACGGCTTTGGCGACCTTACATTTTGCTGAACCGCCGAGCGAACATGGGGCACTCGGGTACACGCTGTGGGATCCGGAAATCCTGAGAACCATTAATCTTTTAACGTCGAAAGATCTCACGGGCCGGGTCTGCCAGAGTTCTCTCTACCAACAGCGGCCAACTCTTTATGATCGGTTGCGTCGGCATCAGGTAAAGGGTACGGTCATATCTCCAGAAATCTTTCGGCATAGCGCCTTATCTGCGTGGTTTTATCATGGGGCACAATATTTAGGGTATCATACGCCGGCCGAAATTCCCTATCTTGTTCAGCAAGCTATTTCTAACGAATCCCGTTTGGTGACCGTGTACTGGCCTGGGTTCGATGCCATTAGTCATGTGCACGGACCTACGTCGTCCAGTGCTCCTATAGAACTACAATTATTGGATTGGATTATATCGAAAACCCAAGAACAGATGTTTTCCCAGGCTCATGTGCGTTTTGTCATGACAGCAGACCACGGGAGCATTGCGCTCACCGCACCGAAGCACGCTACAGATCACCTGTTATCTCGGCTTTATGCTGGAGAGCGCCGGGCACTTTATACGGCATGGTCTTGCGAAGAATTAAAACAGGAACTGGCCGCGTTAGAATGGAGCGATGCGGTGAGTCTTCCTAACGAACTGTTGTGGGAAGAAGGATGGTTTGGTGGCCTTCCCAAAGATTCGACATTCAGACTTCGTACGTTGCAAACGACATTATTACCTCCCAAGGACCAGCAAGTGGCGATGCCAGAACCTGAGCCCAAGATTTTAATGGGAGGGCATGGCGGCTGGTCAGAAGCGGAACGAGAGATTTTTCTGGCCTGGTGGGACGTCCATTAACCTGTGCTGTGGAACAATAAGGCGTAGGGAAAACTGATCTAAAGTCACCACGGTCAACGGATTCATTTCCGTCATCCTCTTGATGCACGTGCGCGAAGAGACAATTAAGAAGAAAAGAGAGAAGAAAGGACGACAGGTTTGATGCACCGGTTATCACTCAATACCCATCAAAAAATGGAAATGCTTGACATTACCCCAATGGTACGGCAGGTTGTGGCCCAAGAAGGAATACAAGAGGGCATTGCGGTCATCTATTCCCCCCATACTACGGCAGCGATTACCGTCAATGAAAATTGGGATGCCGATGTGGTTCATGATGTGCTGTTGTTTTTGCGACAAACCATTCCTACGCGGTATCCCGGATTTCGCCATCAAGAAGGTAATTCTGACAGTCATATCATGGTGAATCTTATGGGTTCATCGGCAACGGTAATTATTGAACAGGGAGCGCTGATGTTAGGCCAGTGGCAAGGGATATTTTTTTGTGAATTTGATGGTCCCCGGCAGCGTCAATTTTGGGTACAATTGGTCGGACAGTAGGGAGTTTTGACGATGTTTTACCGACCTATCCGGTTTGGACCGATGTGCGTTGACGCAATATGTTACAATATCTGCGGTTTTAATCCATAGGGTTCATTTTCATGAAATCGATTAATTTAATACGAAAACAGCCATAAGGAGGTCACTGTGCACAATCGTCTTCCGGATGAATTGCCCACACGGCGTAAGTCCAAAGGGCCAAAACGCGGGCGAAAGAAATGGATGGCATGGGTAGCAGGTCTTGGTGTTGTCGGCGCCCTAGCGGTAGGAACATGGTGGAAACTTGATCCGACCCATGCACTCAATACCTCTCGCGTGAGTGCCTTAAATAAAAATTTTGCGCTGGGGCAACAGCGGGTGACTATCCTGTTATTAGGGAATGCCTTAAGCATTATTAACGGCAAAGATGTGACCAATCCCTATGTTCGTGACCGAACTGATGCCATGATGCTCGTGAGTGTGGATACCAAAACCGGTCAAGTTAGCGTGTTATCCGTGCCGCGAGATTCCTTAGTGGATATTCCCCATGTCGGCTATACCAAATTGAATGAAGCGAACTATTTTGGCGGACCCAAACTCGCGGTGCAAGAAGTCGAAAATATGCTGCATATTCCTGTGGATTTTTACCTCGAAACCACGATGTGGAATTTTGCAGACATTATTAATCAAATTGGTGGTTTAACATTATATGTTCCTAAACCTATGCATTATGGTGGCACGGGTAATTATCTTGATATCAACCTCAATCAGGGATGGCAGCATTTAAACGGGCAACAAGTCTTGGAATTTGCGCGGTTCCGACATGAACCGATGGGAAGTATTGCCCGGAGCTTTCAGCAACAAGAAATTATTCGGGCGATTATGCACAAACTCTTAGAACCCCAAAATCTGCCGAAATTGCCCAGTATTGCCTTGGAATTGCGCAAGGACATTGTGTATACCAATTTGCACAACAACCAGCTGATCGCGTTAGCGCTCGTCGCACGCCATGTTTCCTTATCGCAGGTCCAATTTGCGACTATTCCGGGGACCCCAACGGAGCGTATGGATCCATTCATGCACGTGCGCCTCGATTATTGGGTCGACAATACCAAGTGGGAACGTTTATTAGCCGATCAGATGATGGGACAACCGTGGACTGCTCAACAGAAGAAAAGTATTCATTTTGTGGTGCGCAGTGGAACGGATACCTTAACCCAAGCGCAGCAGGTGGCGAATTGGCTGGAGAAACAAGGATATACGGTTAATGAAGTGATTTGGTCCAACCGTCACAACCACCAGCATAATGAAATTGTCAATTTTACGGGAGACGAACAATTTGCCAAGTCACTGGCTCTGGAATTGGGGCCCGCGAGTGCCACAATCATTTCCAATAGTCCTTATCATGATGTGGCGCACCTCGATATGATTATTACTATTGGCCAAGATTTTAAACCGCAATTTCATTAAGCGAGAGGCAAGCTGGCGCCGGGGACATGGTCGCTGAGAACACGGATTTAAGCGAAGATATCAAAGCGTTTGATAGCCTCAGCAATGGCAAAAAGCCATGGTGAGCTTGGGTCATCAAAATACCAACGAAAATAGAGACTGCGTAGAAAACGACGCGTATTACCATTGGCTATGGCTTCACCGGAATGGTCCGGTGTCAAGGCATTAAGCCAGGAACTGATGACAACAGAACCGGTTGCCGTTTTGTCGTGTGCCCGCATAATTTGATAGGCCGCCATCGCCAACCGATCTTCCTCGGTATGCACTAGTGGTGTGTCAAGATGGGCGAGATAGGCTATGTTGTGAACGATGGCTACAAGGTCCTCCTGGCGGCTTAATGGGGACGTGCCTAAGGCCGAAAGGGCATCGGCACTATGTGCGGCAGCATGCGCCCAGCCTTTATGGGGAATATAACCGCGCCAATCCTGTTCTTGTCGAATATACGTGAAAAGCGCTTGTTGTAGGCTATCTCGGCGCTGTGGTGTGAGGTGGCCATGTGTCTCATACCAATTGATGGCGAGGGGAATAATTAAGACAGAAAAAGCGCGCATAAAAATGCTGTCCGTCTCTTTTTCCCCAATGCGATAAAATAAATGCTCTTGGTCTAAGGCCCGTTTCACAAATGGATCAACGATGTCCAGCGATAACGCAGGGGACATAAAAAGTTGTTCAATCCAGGTATAGGATAACTGATCGCGTAAAAGAGGGTCAGGACTCGCAAGATTCTCTAACAACTGACACAACAGCTCAAAAAGCGGATATATGTCCCAGTCTTGGGGGCGTTGAAGTTGTTGTGCGAGCCATGCCTTATCATGGACAGGCCATTGCATCAAAAGCACCCTCCTATGGCAAGGAAGTAAAAAGCGTAGTCCGTCAATGATTTCCATTATACGGTATTGGTTATAGAGATTTGGTATGTCATTTTTCGATGTTTGGATTTCATTGGTTTTGAAAGAACTCTGAGATACCCATTCTATTGAAACCTAAAATATGCGGATGATGAAGGCCATAGACAGACAAGAATACAGAAAAAATTCACGATGGTGTTATTGCTGTTTGATGCAAGAACAGGTACAATATCCCACGTGATTCGCCAATATGAAAGGAGTCGATCGTAATGAGGGATGGATATGGCTTTACCATCAACCAAAACGCCAGGTGATCTATTACGCCTCTTAATTTTGCCGCTTATTGACGGGTATTTTCTCTCTATGGTTTTATCGGGTCGGTTAGACAATATTAGTGCCGCAATGTTAGTCGGCATTTTGGCTTTCAGTGGAGCCGGCGTTGTGACAACCGCTTCTCTTATGTCTCCTCAATCTTCTCCCTCACGTTATTTAATCTGGACAATAACCCGTGTGTACCTGCTGTTATTACCGGCAGCGTGGTTAATTACCCTGTTAGTGGGTCCCCTGCAATCCATTGAACTACCCTACCAAGGGATTTTTACGGCGCTCATTCTGGTAGGGACAGCGTCTAATTTATGGCCTACGTCTTTACCTGTGAAATTACAAGGCCTATACCGGCCCGCCCAATTAATGGGAATATTGATTTCGGTGATGGTCCTCTATGGATTAAAAAGTGGACGGCTATTTCACGTTCACTGGCAGTTTGATCCGTCTTTATTGATGATGACCACAATCTCTGTAGGGATTGGATTTGTCCTAACGATTTCTGGCAGTTTACTGCAATACAAGTGGGGCAGTCTCAATCATCCATTCTCTAGACAGCTCTTGGCGGCTGGCGGAAGTATTGTGCTCCTTTTGGTGTCTTTGACGCTTTTAGGCGTTCCTATTCCTTCCACATGGCTATGGATTATTGAAGGGATTGCGCTTTCCGGTTCGATGTTTTCAACCCATTGGCCGGGGAGAAAACCCCCGATATCCTCCTAAGAATTAATACGTGCATGATTTTTATACGGGCCTGATAACCGCCCAAGGTTTGATTGGTGGTGGCTTATAGCCGGGGTGAGTTCTCTCGTTAACTCGGTGTCCGAAGCTTAACCAGCAGCGGGTGCTTACGTCGTCGTGTTCTCCCACATAGATTTGTGGTCAGGGCATGCGTGTTAAGAAGACCCGCTGCGCCATTAAACTCAATGAGGTTGCAAAGAGGATGCAAAGAAATTAAGAGCCAGCGGCAATGAGTGCTAACAGGGCAGAAATGCCAAAGGGCCATCCCAGTCTAAAACTGAGGATGATAAAGAAAAGTGTCAGACTGCCATAAGTGAGTAAAACCCACCGTGATTGACCCCACTTGAACAACAGGGCCGATAGGATCACGCCGCCAATGAAAAGCCCTATCGCTGCCAAAGGAGATCCTGCCAGCAAGGATTCTTGCTGGCAGGATCTTTGGTTCCCTGTCGAAACACACTGGGCAGACCCGGGCAAAAGCATTTGCACGAGCGTCCCACAAAGAACGGCTAGGGAAGTGGCAATAACCCATGGGTAAACTGACCTGTGGTGATCCATACTCTTTTTTTGCCCCCGATCCCATGTTCTTGAGTCATGGAGATCTAAAATATCTTAGGCGGATCAGAACGTCCCCCAGAGATAATCCACAAAATGACCCCAGCTAATATCCAAAATGCTGGCACAACCAGTAGCGCTAAAACAACCCAATAGGCAATGGCCATAGAGAAACCGCCTTTCTGATTTGCCGTTCAGCGCCGATATCCTTAGTTCTTATCTCTTTCATCATACCAAATTCCCGCTAGGGTCCTGAAATAATTTTGTCAAAACAAATTGAGGATGACTTTCATTATCCCGACATTTATCAAGAATTTTGTTATAGTTACAGCCATGGATAGAAAATAGTTATTTAGGACCTTGTCATTATCACACAGGCAGTCGCGTAGACCTACACCCCCTCCCGTGGGCTTTACAGCGAAGCCCATTTAGGTATGGACGCCTCTAAGCGCGGTACAAAAAACATAGGTCATCCATTCTTAGGTGTTGTTAGCTGTCAGGGAGTATTATCAAAAAACCTGAAGGAGATAGAGGCATGGTGCGAACGGAATACGCGTATTGGTTTACGATGTCTTCAGCGACGGAAGACGAAATCGATATTGTGCGGCAAAAAGTCGAATCAGGACATCACGATCATGTTGTGCTTGTGGCCGTGTCCAATGAAACCGTCGCTGAAAAAGCGGTGGAACAATTGCAAGATGTGGCCGGAGAATATTTTATCAGTGCTCATGATGACCAGCGGTTATTACTACTACGATCCCATGCTTGGTATCTTAAACGCAGTGAAGCCCATGATAATATGGTGGCGTTAATCGGCCTTTTGGAAGAGGCCTTAGAATTGGCGAAAGATGTTGATCCCGAATTAACCCGGGAATTGGCCCAAAGAGGTGCGCAATACCTCGAGCAATTTCCAGCGATGCAAAAGCGTTTTCGTCATCTAGACGAACGTCTCGAATATCATTCCCATCATTATAAAAAACATTCGTCATCGCGCCTGTAATGTGACAGGCGCGTTTTTTGCTGTGTCTTGTGGAGTATCTTGGTATTGCAGCAGGAATTTTGCGTTCTCAACGCGAAAGAACATCACGTAAACCCAAAAACACGGCGTAATAAGGGAACTTACCTAGGGGGATATCAATGGCCATTTCCTGGCATACCAAGTCGGCACACGTTGCCTTTGATGTAGAAATGATTTGCCGGCGGAGTCACACACAAGGGGAATCTCTAAGCTCAGCAGGCATTGTTCTGGATACGTCCAGACAACCGGTTAAAATTGTTTGCGAAGCCAAAGATTTGGAAGCATTGCAACGCAAAATCACCTCGGCGTTAAACTTTGTCAAAGATTTGGATGTTATGCATATTTTATGCGATATGTCAGAAACTCCCGATACCTGGTGGCCTCATATTTTGGTGACGGTAGCCCAGTCCCTTTATACGGTGCCGAACCAGGCGAAGGAGTTTAAGGTCTATGTGAGTCCTGGGGAGAGGTCATGGGAATACGCCAAACGCCTCGCTGACTCTGTCATTTGGGTGAAAGACCTTGTTAATATGCCTCCCAATTTAAAACCGCCCCAGGCATTAGCGACCCTTTTTCAGAATAGGGCGTGGGAAAAAAATCTGCCCATTAACTGGCACCGGCTCGAATTGGAGGATTTGATACAGATGCAAGCTGGTGGCATGTTGGCGGTGGGCCAAGGTTCGGCGAATCCCCCGGTATTATTGGCTGGACGGTATGAAGGCAAACCGGGGAGTCCATGGCTTGGATTAATCGGGAAAGGGATTACCTTCGATTCGGGGGGAATTTCCCTAAAACCTGCAGAAAATATGGGACGTCTTAAGGCGGATATGACCGGTTCCGCTGTTATGATGGCAGCACTGGAATTGGCTGCGGAAATGCATTGGCCAATAAATATTTTGGCTGTGGCTCCCTTGGCCGAAAATTTACCGGATGGGGCGGCCTATAGACCTGGCGATGTGATTACTATGATGGACAAGACGACTGTCGAAATTGCCAGTACCGATGCCGAAGGTCGTTTGGTTTTGGCGGATGCTTTGACCTATGCTTTAGAATCCCACGTGTCGCATGTGATAGATATGGCCACGTTAACCGGCACTAATGTTATCGCCTTGGGCGGCGTGCGGGCCGGTCTTGTCTTCAACGATGAGAGATGGGCCGAATGTATTTTCCAAGCCGGTGAAAGCAGTTTGGAGAAGGTGTGGAAATTACCGCATGACAAGGCCTATCAAGACATGAACAAGAGTTTGGTGGCCGACTTGAAAAATAGTGGGGGACGGGCCGGAGGCACGATTTCGGCCGGGCTATTTATTGGGCATTTCGCGAAAGGGGTTCCTTGGGCCCACATCGATATTGCTGGGATGGCGATTAACGACAAGAATGGCGCAACCGGTTTTGGCATGCTCTTAATGGCGGAAATTATGCAATGCTGGATTCGGGATTACGCTTAGATTGCCCAGGTGCATCTTTAATTGATTGACATACTGTATAAAGTTACCGGATAAGGGATGAAGACTTGGGGCATCATAACCTACTGAACCATGTTGCTATATGGACATGGCGAAAGGAGGGATTCGTGTTGGCATCTGTCAACGTGAAATGCACCGTCAACAATTGCTATTTTTGGGCCAAGGATAATGTATGCTCGGCCGACAGTATTTTGATTACCTCTGACCAAGCGGTTCAGGATCATCCCAGCATGAGTTTTGGCAATGAGGAAGAAGGCAACCTGATTCAAGCGATTGGAAGCACCCCGGCCCATTCCATGACCGAAACGGCGTGTCATACCTTCAAATCGCGTTAGCGGAGTCGATTCAAGGCGATCCGTAGAATAACCCGGTCCTGGCACCGGGTTATTTTTTTGTCTAAGAAAAAAGGACTTTATGCCTTCACGTCGAAATGCGGCATTGTACGACGTAACAATTGTCGAAGGGAATCGACAAGAGACTGTCGACGAAAGGACTCGAAAGATCATGAAACTCACTGCGAAAGTCTCCATTTTGGCAGGCTTATTAATGGCTGTGACCGTTACTCAGAGCTATTTAACCATATCCCGTGCGGAAAATACGCTGCGTCACACCGAACATATTAGCCAGCGCGATACGTTATTTAATAATGCCGTTCATACGATGGAAACCTCGTTTTTTGCCTATGACGATCAAATGAATATGTATGTTTTGGTAGCTAAACTGGGGAATCAAAATGCGTTAGCAAATGAAACTTACGCACAAGCCCTGGGCTTCGAAAAGCAATTTGTCAATGCACTGTCCACGGCACAAAACGTCAATACGACGGCTAAAGCCGTCAAATTGTTAAATGACGTGTCTCAACAAATCAATGCCTATAATACCGATGCACAAATCGTTCACCAAGATGTCATAAATCACCGAATTGCTCAGGCTATCTCGATGCAAACGGTTGGCAACAACGCCCCGTCCAATGCGATTATGCCGTTATTAAACCAACTGGTACAAATCGGACAAAATAACTTAAGCAATGCCTTAACCAGTGTCCGCAATAACCAAAGTGCAGCCATCTCCTTTGCATGGATTGCCGCGGTTATTCAGTTACTCTTTGTGGCGTTGGCCTTGTGGGGCATTCAATATTTTGCTGTGCGTCCCATTAAAACCTTAAAGACGGTGGCCGAGCATTTGGCCGAAGGCAATATTGAAGATCAAGTGACCTACACCAGCCGTGATGAATTAGGCGACTTGGCGACGTCATTTCGCGCCATGATGTCTTATTTAGCCGAAGCGGGCAAGGTAGCAGAAGCCATTGGGCAGGGGAATTTGACGGTTAATCCGGCCGCTAAAGGGCCCAAAGATGTATTAGGCCACGCTATTGTGGCAATGCATCAACGCCTTCGGGAGGTCATCTCTGCCATGCAGGACATGGGCCATCTGGTTCACGGTAACGTGACAGAACTGAATGATCTGGCTTCCCAAACGACTGATGCAACCCAACAGATATCCATGGCCATTTCCCAAACAGCGCAAGCGACGGGCGAATCATCCCATGGATTGCAACAAATTGCGGCATCCATGCAGCAGTTGAAAGCGGCTGTTGAGCAAGTGGCGACGGGAACCAATCTGCAAGCGGAACAAGTGCAAGGCGGAGAACATGCCTTAAACAACATGAAAACGGCTCAATTGTCGGTCAAAGAAGCGGCCAGTCGCATGGAACAATTGGCGGCACAATCCCGGCAGGCGGCGCAAGAAGGGCGAAAACAAGTCGAAGAAACCTTATCAGCCATGAGCCGGATTGCCGATGTGACCCGAAACACAGCGGAAGCCATATCCCTTTTGGGCAAACATTCCGAGCGCATTGGAGCCATTGCTGGTACGATTTCGGAAATTGCATCCCAAACCAATTTACTTGCATTAAATGCCAATATTGAAGCGGCCCGGGCTGGCGAACATGGCCGGGGATTTGCGGTCGTGGCTGATGAGGTCAGAAAATTGGCTGAGCAATCTTCTCAAGAAGCCAAAAATGTGAGTGAGCTGATCCGGACGATTCAGGAAACCGTTCAACAATCCGTCTTATCCATGGAAAAAGGGCAGCAAGAAGTCATGACCGGGCAGGCCTTGGGTGAGGAAACCCGGGGAGCACTTGAGGGAATGGAGAAAGCGGTGACCCAAGTCGCCGGAGAGATTAGTGTGTTGACGGAGACGATCCGAACCTTTGACATCCAAAGCGAAGGGGTCGATCAGGGAATCCGGCAAATTTCCAAGATTGCTC is a window encoding:
- a CDS encoding methyl-accepting chemotaxis protein, with protein sequence MKLTAKVSILAGLLMAVTVTQSYLTISRAENTLRHTEHISQRDTLFNNAVHTMETSFFAYDDQMNMYVLVAKLGNQNALANETYAQALGFEKQFVNALSTAQNVNTTAKAVKLLNDVSQQINAYNTDAQIVHQDVINHRIAQAISMQTVGNNAPSNAIMPLLNQLVQIGQNNLSNALTSVRNNQSAAISFAWIAAVIQLLFVALALWGIQYFAVRPIKTLKTVAEHLAEGNIEDQVTYTSRDELGDLATSFRAMMSYLAEAGKVAEAIGQGNLTVNPAAKGPKDVLGHAIVAMHQRLREVISAMQDMGHLVHGNVTELNDLASQTTDATQQISMAISQTAQATGESSHGLQQIAASMQQLKAAVEQVATGTNLQAEQVQGGEHALNNMKTAQLSVKEAASRMEQLAAQSRQAAQEGRKQVEETLSAMSRIADVTRNTAEAISLLGKHSERIGAIAGTISEIASQTNLLALNANIEAARAGEHGRGFAVVADEVRKLAEQSSQEAKNVSELIRTIQETVQQSVLSMEKGQQEVMTGQALGEETRGALEGMEKAVTQVAGEISVLTETIRTFDIQSEGVDQGIRQISKIAQDNSAAAHEMAAASAEVTDTIQGLAAISEETAASTEEVASTSQHVAESAGALAEKARELSLVASRLDELVSQYQL